The Streptomyces sp. NBC_01353 genome contains a region encoding:
- a CDS encoding BCCT family transporter: MTAALPGRPGHHPKARTDRIVFGVTAVLTVAFVVWGATATDSLESVSSKLLDGLIRNWGWAFMLAASGFVVFALWLAISRYGRITLGHESERPEFRTVSWIAMMFSAGMGIGLMFYGVSEPLAHYGTPPPGTSPADSAERMQVAMATTLFHWTLHPWAIYAVVGLAIAYSTFRRRRRQTISAVFVPLIGKKAANGGPGRVIDILAIFATLFGSAASLGLGALQIGSGVEELGWMEKAGTGLLVGIIAVLTVAFVLSAVSGVEKGIQWLSNINMVLALVLALFVFVAGPTIVVLDLLPTSIAAYIGDLPQLIGRTEVTAGENVHDWLGSWTVFYWAWWISWTPFVGMFIARISKGRTIRQFVGGVILVPSTVSLVWFAVFGGTAMKLSERGELAEETTPEGQLFGLLQEFPLTGVMSLLVMILVGIFFVSGADAASIVMGTLSQRGSFEPTRPVVVFWGVVTGAVAAIMLLIGDGQGDALAGLQNLTILVAAPFVLVMIGMCVALMRDLRHDPLIVRGEVGEEVIELAVIAGHEKYDGDFELRIGPGTGTPGDGS, encoded by the coding sequence GTGACGGCGGCCCTCCCGGGCCGCCCCGGACACCACCCCAAGGCCCGGACCGACCGGATCGTGTTCGGCGTCACCGCCGTCCTCACCGTCGCCTTCGTGGTCTGGGGCGCCACGGCCACGGACAGCCTGGAGAGCGTCTCCAGCAAGCTCCTCGACGGCCTGATCCGCAACTGGGGATGGGCGTTCATGCTCGCCGCCTCCGGCTTCGTCGTCTTCGCCCTGTGGCTCGCCATCAGCCGGTACGGGCGGATCACCCTCGGCCATGAGAGCGAGCGCCCGGAGTTCCGGACCGTGTCGTGGATCGCGATGATGTTCAGCGCCGGCATGGGCATCGGCCTGATGTTCTACGGGGTGAGCGAACCGCTCGCCCATTACGGAACCCCGCCGCCCGGCACGAGCCCCGCCGACTCGGCGGAGCGGATGCAGGTCGCGATGGCGACGACCCTCTTCCACTGGACGCTGCACCCCTGGGCGATCTACGCCGTCGTGGGGCTCGCGATCGCGTACTCCACGTTCCGGCGCCGTCGACGGCAGACCATCAGCGCGGTCTTCGTCCCGCTGATCGGGAAGAAGGCGGCCAACGGCGGTCCCGGCCGGGTCATCGACATCCTTGCCATCTTCGCCACTCTCTTCGGATCGGCCGCCTCGCTGGGTCTCGGTGCGCTCCAGATCGGCAGCGGCGTCGAGGAGTTGGGATGGATGGAGAAGGCCGGCACCGGACTGCTCGTCGGAATCATCGCCGTCCTGACCGTGGCGTTCGTGCTGTCCGCCGTCTCGGGTGTCGAGAAGGGCATCCAGTGGCTCTCCAACATCAACATGGTGCTCGCCCTGGTGCTGGCCCTGTTCGTCTTCGTGGCCGGCCCGACCATCGTCGTGCTCGATCTGCTGCCCACCTCGATCGCCGCCTACATCGGTGACCTGCCACAGCTGATCGGACGCACCGAGGTGACCGCAGGGGAGAACGTCCACGACTGGCTCGGGAGCTGGACGGTCTTCTACTGGGCGTGGTGGATCTCCTGGACACCCTTCGTCGGCATGTTCATCGCCCGCATCAGCAAGGGCCGGACGATCCGTCAGTTCGTCGGCGGAGTCATCCTCGTACCGAGCACCGTGAGCCTCGTCTGGTTCGCCGTCTTCGGCGGTACGGCGATGAAGCTGAGCGAGCGCGGCGAGCTGGCGGAGGAGACGACCCCGGAGGGTCAACTCTTCGGCCTCCTCCAGGAGTTCCCCCTCACCGGAGTCATGAGCCTGCTCGTGATGATCCTCGTCGGCATCTTCTTCGTCTCGGGCGCGGACGCCGCCTCGATCGTCATGGGCACGCTGTCGCAGAGGGGCTCGTTCGAACCGACCCGTCCCGTGGTCGTGTTCTGGGGCGTGGTGACCGGTGCCGTCGCCGCCATCATGCTCCTCATCGGTGACGGCCAGGGTGACGCGCTCGCGGGGCTGCAGAACCTGACGATCCTGGTGGCGGCGCCGTTCGTCCTCGTCATGATCGGCATGTGCGTGGCGCTCATGCGGGACCTGCGCCACGACCCGCTCATCGTCCGGGGCGAGGTGGGCGAGGAGGTCATCGAACTCGCCGTGATCGCGGGCCACGAGAAGTACGACGGCGACTTCGAACTGCGCATCGGGCCGGGTACGGGGACACCGGGTGACGGGTCGTGA
- a CDS encoding M14 family metallocarboxypeptidase has translation MTHTPHRRSRRTLVLVAGVAALGLPLVAVPAEAAGTAAATPAPRTGFEGSGGARWTGEQEETAFLAAVDRGSDRVSVRTIGTTRQGRPLRLATVGAPHAGTTVLLVCSQHGDEPSGREACLTTVRDLAYARDPETRRFLSRTTVLVVPSANPDGREADTRGNADGVDVNRDHIALQTAEGRAMAALIRDRRPEVIYDLHEYGGTSPYYDKDLLALWPRNPNADARVHDEAHTLSESYVRPSAGAAGFGSGIYGIWTDPLTGKPIKQVAGDGQERILRNTAGVKHSVGLLVETRVEALTDAERDDTARNQRRRVNTQLAALKGAFAYVDERRGRLGAATAAARLSGFADRGPVLLGGADNDPAEPAETIQDPPCGYRLDRAQYAEFGDELALHGITVRREGDGVLVPLRQSQRALVPLLLDGRATYRLTTGQPVEVC, from the coding sequence ATGACGCACACCCCGCACCGCCGCTCCCGGCGCACGCTCGTCCTCGTGGCGGGTGTCGCCGCCCTCGGCCTCCCGCTCGTCGCCGTCCCCGCGGAGGCCGCCGGCACCGCGGCCGCCACACCGGCCCCGAGGACGGGCTTCGAGGGGAGCGGGGGCGCCCGGTGGACCGGCGAGCAGGAGGAGACGGCGTTCCTCGCCGCCGTCGACCGGGGCAGCGACCGGGTCTCCGTGCGCACCATCGGCACGACGAGACAGGGCCGTCCGCTCCGGCTCGCCACGGTGGGCGCGCCCCATGCCGGCACGACCGTACTGCTGGTCTGCAGCCAGCATGGTGACGAGCCGTCGGGCCGGGAGGCCTGTCTCACCACCGTGCGGGACCTGGCGTACGCCCGGGACCCGGAGACCCGCCGCTTCCTCTCCCGTACCACCGTTCTCGTCGTTCCCTCCGCCAATCCGGACGGGCGCGAGGCCGACACCCGGGGCAACGCCGACGGGGTCGACGTCAACCGCGACCACATCGCCCTGCAGACCGCCGAGGGCCGGGCGATGGCCGCGCTCATCCGCGACCGACGCCCGGAGGTGATCTACGACCTGCACGAGTACGGCGGGACGTCGCCCTACTACGACAAGGACCTGCTCGCGCTCTGGCCGCGCAATCCGAACGCCGACGCGCGCGTGCACGACGAGGCCCACACCCTGTCGGAGTCCTATGTCCGCCCGTCGGCCGGGGCCGCCGGCTTCGGCAGCGGCATCTACGGGATCTGGACCGACCCCCTCACAGGAAAGCCCATCAAGCAGGTCGCGGGCGACGGCCAGGAGCGGATCCTGCGCAACACGGCCGGCGTCAAGCACTCCGTGGGCCTGCTCGTGGAGACCCGTGTCGAGGCCCTGACCGACGCCGAGAGGGACGACACCGCACGCAACCAGCGACGCCGTGTGAACACCCAACTCGCGGCGTTGAAGGGTGCCTTCGCCTATGTCGACGAGCGGCGCGGGCGGCTCGGCGCGGCCACGGCCGCGGCCCGGCTCAGCGGGTTCGCCGACCGGGGTCCGGTGCTGCTCGGGGGCGCCGACAACGACCCGGCCGAGCCCGCCGAGACGATCCAGGACCCGCCCTGCGGCTACCGCCTGGACCGCGCGCAGTACGCCGAGTTCGGCGACGAGCTCGCCCTGCACGGGATCACCGTCCGGCGCGAAGGCGACGGGGTCCTCGTACCCCTGCGGCAGTCGCAGCGCGCGCTCGTCCCGCTGCTGCTCGACGGCCGCGCGACGTACCGGCTCACCACCGGACAGCCGGTGGAGGTCTGTTGA
- a CDS encoding Xaa-Pro dipeptidyl-peptidase: MPIPVRRTRRARLSCRTLVAAAAAALMTALVSPTGAQAQAPVRESKPVHSYADAIRESVWVDTGLDGDGDGRSDRVAVDIVRPREPAAAGRRIPVIMDASPYYACCGRGNEGQKKTYDAAGNPVQFPLFYDNYFVPRGYAFVAVDLAGTNRSDGCDDVGGRSDVQSAKAVVDWLNGRARGYTTRTGSDRARATTWSTGKVGMIGKSWDGTIANGVAAIGVEGLETIVPIGAISSWYDYFHSQGAPLYNANPSWLSEYVNSPEANDRCGAVQDRITTATPYSGDWTRAWSERNHVPDAGKVKASVFVVHGQQDLNVRANQFGQWWDALAARGVERKIWLSQTGHVDPFDFRRADWVRTLHRWFDHYLLGYENGVDREPMADIERAPDRWTTDRVWPPRATERTTLRPGTGTAPGVGTLGRTPAAPGATETFTDDPGLGEIDWAARIDESTAAKSGFVTRPLARDLRLSGSSTVTVTATPSTTTAHLTAVLVDLGPDTIRDYAAAGEGITTLTQRSCWGASTSGDSACFKDTEARTADVDFTVVSRGWADLGTWADPGKGRPLAPGKAYTMTLKLAATDHVVPAGHRLALIVGGTDRGLLDPPPSSSSRGYAQSTTPTITLDLARTSAKLPLVGGADAFTRATAGTDGARLAPSGRALNGVGHPRSNHPVPGEVR; the protein is encoded by the coding sequence ATGCCGATACCTGTGCGGAGAACCCGCAGAGCCCGTCTGTCGTGCAGAACCCTGGTGGCGGCCGCCGCGGCCGCCCTGATGACCGCGCTGGTGTCCCCGACCGGGGCTCAGGCGCAGGCCCCCGTACGGGAGTCGAAGCCCGTCCATTCCTACGCCGACGCGATCCGCGAGTCCGTCTGGGTGGACACCGGACTCGACGGCGACGGTGACGGCCGCAGCGACCGGGTCGCCGTGGACATCGTCCGGCCCCGCGAGCCCGCCGCCGCGGGCCGGAGGATCCCGGTCATCATGGACGCCAGCCCGTACTACGCCTGCTGCGGACGCGGCAACGAAGGCCAGAAGAAGACGTACGACGCGGCCGGGAACCCCGTCCAGTTCCCGCTCTTCTACGACAACTACTTCGTTCCCCGCGGGTATGCCTTCGTCGCCGTCGATCTCGCCGGCACCAACCGCTCCGACGGCTGCGACGACGTCGGCGGACGCTCCGACGTCCAGTCCGCCAAGGCCGTCGTCGACTGGCTGAACGGCCGGGCCCGCGGATACACCACCCGTACCGGCTCCGACCGTGCCCGGGCCACCACCTGGTCCACCGGCAAGGTCGGCATGATCGGCAAGAGCTGGGACGGGACCATCGCCAACGGCGTCGCCGCGATCGGCGTCGAAGGGCTGGAGACCATCGTGCCGATCGGCGCGATCTCCTCCTGGTACGACTACTTCCACTCCCAGGGCGCGCCGCTCTACAACGCCAACCCGAGCTGGCTCTCCGAGTACGTCAACAGCCCCGAGGCGAACGATCGTTGTGGCGCGGTCCAGGACCGCATCACCACCGCCACCCCGTACAGCGGCGACTGGACCCGCGCCTGGAGCGAGCGGAACCACGTCCCGGACGCCGGCAAGGTGAAGGCCAGCGTCTTCGTCGTGCACGGGCAGCAGGACCTCAACGTCCGCGCCAACCAGTTCGGCCAGTGGTGGGACGCCCTCGCCGCCCGCGGTGTCGAGCGCAAGATCTGGCTCTCCCAGACCGGTCACGTCGACCCCTTCGACTTCCGCCGTGCCGACTGGGTCCGTACCCTGCACCGCTGGTTCGACCACTACCTCCTCGGCTACGAGAACGGTGTCGACCGGGAGCCGATGGCCGACATCGAACGCGCCCCGGACCGCTGGACCACCGACCGGGTCTGGCCGCCGCGCGCCACCGAGCGCACCACCCTGCGCCCCGGCACGGGCACAGCGCCCGGCGTCGGAACCCTCGGCCGTACCCCCGCCGCGCCCGGTGCCACGGAGACCTTCACCGACGATCCGGGCCTGGGTGAGATCGACTGGGCCGCGCGGATCGACGAGTCGACCGCCGCCAAGTCCGGCTTCGTCACCCGGCCGCTCGCACGCGACCTGCGGCTCTCCGGCTCCTCCACAGTGACCGTCACCGCCACACCGTCCACCACGACCGCCCATCTGACGGCCGTCCTCGTCGATCTCGGCCCGGACACCATCCGGGACTACGCGGCGGCGGGCGAGGGCATCACCACGCTGACCCAGCGGTCCTGCTGGGGCGCGAGCACGAGCGGCGACAGCGCCTGCTTCAAGGACACCGAAGCTCGTACGGCGGACGTGGACTTCACCGTCGTCAGCCGTGGCTGGGCGGACCTGGGCACCTGGGCGGACCCCGGCAAGGGCAGGCCGCTGGCCCCCGGCAAGGCGTACACGATGACGCTGAAGCTGGCGGCCACCGACCATGTCGTCCCGGCCGGGCACCGGCTCGCCCTGATCGTCGGCGGCACCGACCGAGGCTTGCTCGACCCTCCCCCAAGCTCTTCGAGCAGGGGGTACGCCCAGTCCACCACGCCCACGATCACCCTCGATCTCGCCCGCACATCTGCCAAACTGCCCCTGGTCGGCGGCGCGGACGCCTTCACCCGGGCGACGGCCGGCACGGACGGCGCACGCCTGGCGCCCAGCGGGCGGGCGCTGAACGGTGTCGGACACCCGCGCTCGAACCACCCCGTTCCCGGAGAGGTCCGATGA
- a CDS encoding M1 family metallopeptidase → MHRRLVVPSALAASLLLAIPASAADYVPGASGIGDPYYPASGNGGYDVSHYDLRLTYQPATDLLEGTATILATTKQNLSRFNLDLGLKVSEVRVNGRKATFATTGEQELEITPATPLEKNRTISVVVRYAGKPSEVKIGGWTAWHRTPDGGVAAQEPDSAAWWFPSNDHPLDKATFDVSVSVPDGTQAISNGVLQSQSSRLGWTRYNWRSNKPQATYLATLAVGKFDITTDKTANGLPVLNAYSRDLGDNAGAARASIERTTEVAEWLEEVFGPYPFNALGGYVPNVTSGYALETQTRPFYSPRQFANGANVSVVVHELAHQWYGDSVSVDRWKDIWVNEGFARYSQWLWSEKEGEGTAQELADYVYATRTAEDPFWTVKPGDPGPDNQFHIAVYDRGALALQALRNEIGDEDFFAILKGWPTEFAYGNAKVGDFVSYAERVSGKPLASLFDTWLYQPVKPAASTAAGVGVSARSAAAGTTASAPAAKPVKPAQPKSWKKIAETNAIHEHDEH, encoded by the coding sequence GTGCACCGCAGACTTGTCGTTCCGAGCGCGCTCGCGGCCTCTCTCCTGCTGGCGATCCCGGCATCGGCCGCCGACTACGTTCCGGGCGCATCGGGCATCGGCGATCCCTACTACCCGGCCAGTGGCAACGGCGGTTACGACGTCTCCCACTACGACCTGCGGCTGACGTACCAGCCGGCGACCGACCTCCTGGAGGGCACGGCGACGATCCTCGCCACCACGAAGCAGAACCTCTCCCGCTTCAACCTGGACCTCGGACTGAAGGTCAGCGAGGTGCGGGTGAACGGCAGGAAGGCGACGTTCGCCACGACCGGCGAGCAGGAGCTGGAGATCACCCCGGCGACCCCGCTGGAGAAGAACCGTACGATCTCGGTCGTCGTGCGGTACGCGGGCAAGCCCTCCGAGGTGAAGATCGGCGGCTGGACCGCCTGGCACCGCACTCCCGACGGCGGTGTCGCCGCCCAGGAGCCGGACTCCGCCGCCTGGTGGTTCCCGTCCAACGACCACCCCCTGGACAAGGCGACCTTCGACGTCTCGGTGTCGGTGCCGGACGGCACGCAGGCGATCAGCAACGGCGTCCTGCAGTCGCAGTCCTCCCGGCTCGGCTGGACCCGCTACAACTGGCGCTCAAACAAGCCGCAGGCCACCTACCTGGCCACGCTCGCCGTCGGCAAGTTCGACATCACCACGGACAAGACGGCGAACGGGCTCCCGGTCCTCAACGCCTACAGCCGGGACCTCGGTGACAACGCGGGCGCGGCGCGGGCCTCGATCGAGCGGACGACCGAGGTCGCGGAGTGGCTGGAGGAGGTCTTCGGGCCGTACCCCTTCAACGCGCTCGGCGGCTACGTCCCCAACGTGACCAGCGGCTACGCCCTGGAGACGCAGACCCGGCCCTTCTACAGCCCCCGGCAGTTCGCCAACGGGGCGAACGTGTCGGTGGTCGTCCACGAACTGGCGCACCAGTGGTACGGCGACAGCGTCTCGGTCGACAGGTGGAAGGACATCTGGGTCAACGAGGGCTTCGCCCGCTACAGCCAGTGGCTGTGGTCGGAGAAGGAGGGCGAGGGCACGGCCCAGGAGCTTGCGGACTACGTCTACGCGACCCGCACCGCCGAGGACCCGTTCTGGACGGTGAAGCCTGGCGACCCGGGTCCGGACAACCAGTTCCACATCGCCGTGTACGACCGGGGCGCGCTGGCGCTCCAGGCGCTGCGCAACGAGATCGGCGACGAGGACTTCTTCGCCATTCTGAAGGGCTGGCCGACGGAGTTCGCCTACGGCAACGCCAAGGTCGGGGACTTCGTGTCGTACGCGGAGCGGGTCTCGGGCAAGCCGCTGGCCTCGCTCTTCGACACCTGGCTGTACCAGCCGGTGAAGCCGGCGGCGTCGACGGCGGCAGGGGTCGGAGTCTCGGCGCGGTCGGCCGCTGCCGGGACCACGGCTTCGGCGCCGGCCGCGAAGCCGGTGAAGCCCGCGCAGCCGAAGTCCTGGAAGAAGATCGCGGAGACGAACGCGATCCACGAGCACGACGAGCACTGA
- a CDS encoding LacI family DNA-binding transcriptional regulator: protein MSESTSGTRPTLEAVAARAGVSRATVSRVVNGGAGVREALAEKVRKAVEELGYIPNHAARTLVTRRNGAVAVIIAEPEFRIFSDPFFEQQVRGISRELTLHDAQLVLLWVEGPGDHERIARYLGGGHVDGALAFSLHNDDELPEIVRRVQVPTVFGGRPGWTGPEDEPPVPYVDCDNRGGARAAVRHLRSLGRRNIAHITGPRDQTSALDRLDGYRDELPDAGPDLVAEGAFTEESGARAMSELLGRRPDLDAVFAANDLMASGALRILREHGRRVPEDVALVGFDDMLQVVEATDPPLTTVRQDIEGMGRLMVRLLMRTLDGAGVAEPVITPTELVRRASA from the coding sequence TTGAGCGAGTCGACGTCCGGGACGCGCCCGACCCTGGAAGCCGTCGCCGCGCGCGCAGGCGTGTCCCGGGCGACGGTGTCCCGTGTCGTCAACGGCGGGGCAGGGGTCCGCGAGGCCCTGGCCGAGAAGGTGCGCAAGGCCGTGGAGGAGCTCGGCTACATCCCGAACCACGCGGCGCGGACCCTGGTGACCCGGCGCAACGGCGCCGTCGCCGTGATCATCGCCGAGCCCGAGTTCCGGATCTTCTCCGACCCGTTCTTCGAGCAGCAGGTCCGCGGAATCAGTCGCGAACTCACCCTGCACGACGCCCAGTTGGTGCTGCTCTGGGTGGAGGGACCGGGCGATCACGAGCGGATCGCGCGCTATCTCGGGGGCGGCCACGTCGACGGCGCGCTGGCCTTCTCGCTCCACAACGACGACGAACTCCCCGAGATCGTCCGGCGCGTCCAGGTACCCACGGTCTTCGGCGGGCGCCCGGGCTGGACCGGTCCCGAGGACGAGCCGCCGGTCCCGTACGTCGACTGCGACAACCGGGGCGGGGCCCGCGCCGCCGTGCGGCACCTCCGCTCGCTGGGCCGCCGGAACATCGCGCACATCACCGGCCCCCGCGACCAGACCTCCGCGCTCGACCGCCTCGACGGATACCGCGACGAACTGCCGGACGCCGGGCCCGACCTGGTGGCCGAGGGCGCGTTCACGGAGGAGAGCGGGGCCCGGGCGATGAGCGAGCTCCTGGGCCGCCGCCCCGACCTGGACGCCGTGTTCGCGGCCAACGACCTGATGGCCTCGGGTGCGCTGCGGATCCTGCGCGAACACGGCCGCCGGGTCCCCGAGGACGTGGCGCTCGTCGGCTTCGACGACATGCTCCAGGTGGTCGAGGCGACCGACCCCCCGCTCACGACGGTCCGTCAGGACATCGAGGGCATGGGCCGGTTGATGGTACGGCTCCTGATGCGCACCCTCGACGGCGCGGGCGTCGCCGAGCCCGTGATCACACCGACCGAGCTGGTCCGGCGCGCCTCCGCGTGA
- a CDS encoding extracellular solute-binding protein — protein sequence MPTARSARSTAARLGAVVLTGALLAACGSGGSDGASDSAGGKVTITVDLYGSFGYKEAGLYAAYEKLHPNVTIKQTDTEDEQDYWKSLQTRLAGGGGLADVQGLEVGRIASVTQQQSDKFEDLTKYGADALKGEFAEAKWSAATTKDGKVLGLGTDVGPEAVCYRTDLFRQAGLPVDRAELAQKWATWDGYLELGRQYKAKAPAKSTWMDSVGSLFTVMIGQEKERYYDASGKLIYADSPAVKTAWETSAKAAQDGLSAKLDQWSPQWNQAFSTGSFATLPCPAWMLGYIKGQAGDAGKGKWDIAKLPGGAGNWGGSYLSVPRAAKHKKEAYELIKWLTAPEQQATLFTKQGNFPSATDAIAQVSTATDPYFSGAPIGQIFGDAAKAAPVQVLGVHDKNVADQITNALSEVERKGTSPEKAWSNARKGVENAIG from the coding sequence ATGCCCACTGCCCGATCCGCCCGATCGACCGCCGCACGACTCGGCGCCGTCGTCCTCACCGGCGCCCTGCTCGCCGCCTGCGGATCCGGGGGATCCGACGGCGCCTCCGACAGCGCGGGCGGAAAGGTCACGATCACCGTCGACCTCTACGGCTCCTTCGGCTACAAGGAGGCCGGACTGTACGCCGCGTACGAGAAGCTCCACCCGAACGTCACCATCAAGCAGACCGACACCGAGGACGAGCAGGACTACTGGAAGTCGCTCCAGACCCGGCTGGCCGGCGGGGGCGGACTCGCCGACGTCCAGGGCCTGGAGGTCGGCCGGATCGCCTCGGTCACCCAGCAGCAGTCCGACAAGTTCGAGGACCTGACGAAGTACGGCGCGGACGCGCTGAAGGGCGAGTTCGCCGAAGCCAAGTGGTCCGCCGCGACCACCAAGGACGGAAAGGTCCTCGGCCTCGGCACCGACGTCGGCCCGGAGGCCGTCTGCTACCGCACCGACCTCTTCAGGCAGGCCGGACTCCCCGTGGACCGCGCCGAGTTGGCGCAGAAGTGGGCCACCTGGGACGGCTATCTGGAGCTCGGGCGTCAGTACAAGGCCAAGGCTCCGGCCAAAAGCACGTGGATGGACAGTGTCGGCAGCCTCTTCACCGTCATGATCGGCCAGGAGAAGGAGCGCTACTACGACGCCTCCGGCAAGCTGATCTACGCCGACAGCCCTGCCGTGAAGACGGCCTGGGAAACCTCGGCGAAGGCGGCACAGGACGGCCTGAGCGCCAAGCTCGACCAGTGGTCGCCGCAGTGGAACCAGGCGTTCTCCACCGGCTCCTTCGCGACGCTCCCCTGCCCCGCGTGGATGCTCGGCTACATCAAGGGCCAGGCCGGTGACGCGGGCAAGGGCAAGTGGGACATCGCCAAGCTGCCCGGCGGCGCCGGGAACTGGGGCGGCTCCTATCTCTCCGTACCGCGCGCGGCGAAGCACAAGAAGGAGGCGTACGAGCTGATCAAGTGGCTCACCGCCCCCGAGCAGCAGGCCACCCTCTTCACGAAGCAGGGCAACTTCCCCTCCGCCACCGACGCCATCGCCCAGGTCTCGACGGCGACGGACCCGTACTTCTCCGGTGCCCCGATCGGTCAGATCTTCGGCGACGCGGCCAAGGCGGCTCCGGTCCAGGTGCTCGGTGTCCACGACAAGAACGTCGCCGACCAGATCACCAACGCGCTAAGCGAGGTGGAGCGCAAGGGCACCAGCCCGGAGAAGGCGTGGTCGAACGCGCGGAAGGGCGTCGAGAACGCCATCGGCTGA
- a CDS encoding sugar ABC transporter permease, whose product MTLTASGPATAPVPPSPARSTRRAPRRRWAALVPYAYLAPFFTLFAAFGLFPLLYTAFVSLYRVELQTPGDMEWRGLGNYAALLTDEFFWTALRNTFTIGVLSTVPQLAMALGLAHLLNYKLRGRTFFRTAMLLPYATSVAAATLVFAQLFGRDFGLVNYALSLVGVGPVDWQNGTLASQIAVSSIVVWRWTGYNALIYLAGMQSIPAELYEAAEMDGASRWRQFFHVTLPGLRPTIVFTTVVSTIGATQLFGEPLLFEGSISGGISHQYQTLGLYLYEQGWGFFHLGRAAAIAWLMFLLILVLVGVNALLLHRRSRKEGRA is encoded by the coding sequence GTGACCCTCACCGCCTCCGGGCCGGCGACGGCGCCCGTCCCGCCGTCGCCGGCCCGGTCCACCCGCCGGGCGCCCCGCCGCAGGTGGGCCGCCCTCGTCCCGTACGCCTATCTCGCCCCGTTCTTCACCCTGTTCGCGGCGTTCGGTCTCTTCCCGCTCCTCTACACCGCCTTCGTCTCGCTCTACCGGGTCGAGTTGCAGACCCCGGGCGACATGGAGTGGCGCGGCCTCGGCAACTACGCGGCGCTGCTCACCGACGAGTTCTTCTGGACCGCGCTGCGCAACACCTTCACCATCGGGGTCCTGTCGACGGTGCCGCAGCTCGCCATGGCGCTCGGCCTCGCTCATCTGCTCAACTACAAGCTGCGTGGCCGGACGTTCTTCCGTACGGCGATGCTGTTGCCGTACGCGACCTCCGTGGCCGCCGCCACGCTCGTCTTCGCCCAGCTCTTCGGCCGGGACTTCGGGCTCGTCAACTACGCCCTCTCCCTGGTCGGTGTCGGCCCCGTCGACTGGCAGAACGGCACGCTGGCCTCGCAGATCGCCGTCTCCTCGATCGTCGTCTGGCGCTGGACCGGCTACAACGCCCTGATATACCTCGCCGGGATGCAGTCCATCCCCGCCGAGCTGTACGAGGCGGCGGAGATGGACGGTGCCTCACGGTGGCGGCAGTTCTTCCACGTCACCCTGCCCGGCCTGCGCCCGACGATCGTCTTCACCACGGTCGTCTCCACCATCGGCGCGACCCAACTCTTCGGTGAGCCACTGCTCTTCGAGGGCTCGATCTCGGGCGGCATCTCGCACCAGTACCAGACCCTCGGGCTCTATCTGTACGAGCAGGGCTGGGGCTTCTTCCACCTGGGCCGGGCCGCCGCCATCGCCTGGCTGATGTTCCTGCTGATTCTCGTCCTGGTCGGAGTCAACGCCCTGCTCCTGCACCGCCGTTCACGGAAGGAGGGCCGGGCATGA
- a CDS encoding carbohydrate ABC transporter permease, whose product MSVRVAGRTGHGGRITYAILALAVLVSAFPFYWTIVAASRSNADLAQVPPTLLPGPNLFRNFEAVMEEADIGTALLNSLVVSGSITVGTVLCCTLAGFAFAKLRFRGRGALLAITVGTMMIPPQLGVIPLFMLIAELGWVNQLQSVILPGLVSAFGVFFMRQYLVQSLPDELIEAARVDGASSARIFWSIVVPVARPGMAVLGLLTFMAAWNDFFWPIVALSSQEPTVQVALRQLGGGYVHDQSVIMAGTLLGTLPVLLVFGLLGRQIVGGIMQGAVKG is encoded by the coding sequence ATGAGCGTGCGCGTCGCGGGCCGTACGGGCCACGGAGGCCGGATCACGTACGCGATCCTGGCCCTGGCCGTTCTCGTCTCCGCCTTCCCCTTCTACTGGACGATCGTCGCCGCCAGCCGCTCCAACGCCGATCTGGCGCAGGTGCCGCCGACCCTGCTGCCGGGGCCGAACCTCTTCCGGAACTTCGAGGCGGTCATGGAGGAGGCCGACATCGGCACGGCGCTCCTCAACTCCCTCGTGGTCTCCGGCTCCATCACGGTCGGCACCGTGCTGTGCTGCACGCTGGCCGGGTTCGCCTTCGCCAAGCTGCGCTTCCGCGGCCGGGGCGCGCTGCTCGCGATCACGGTCGGCACGATGATGATCCCGCCGCAGCTCGGGGTGATCCCGCTCTTCATGCTGATCGCCGAGCTGGGCTGGGTGAACCAGCTGCAGTCGGTGATCCTGCCCGGCCTCGTCTCCGCCTTCGGCGTCTTCTTCATGCGCCAGTACCTGGTCCAGTCGCTGCCGGACGAGCTGATCGAGGCGGCCCGGGTCGACGGGGCGTCCTCCGCCCGGATCTTCTGGTCGATCGTGGTGCCCGTCGCCCGGCCCGGGATGGCAGTGCTCGGGCTGCTCACCTTCATGGCCGCCTGGAACGACTTCTTCTGGCCGATCGTCGCACTGTCCTCGCAGGAGCCGACGGTGCAGGTCGCGCTGCGTCAGCTCGGCGGCGGCTATGTCCACGACCAGTCCGTGATCATGGCGGGCACGCTGCTCGGCACCCTGCCTGTGCTGCTGGTCTTCGGCCTGCTCGGCCGGCAGATCGTGGGCGGCATCATGCAGGGCGCCGTCAAGGGCTGA